Below is a window of Streptomyces qaidamensis DNA.
GCGGCCGCCGCCCGGTCCCAGTGCTCCGTCAGCCGCTGCGCGACCGACAGCATCATCGGGTGGTAGCCGGCCATGGCCTCGCGGCTGAACCCCGGCGCGAGCACATCGTGGGCCAGCTGCCAGTTGGGCTCGTGGTTGTGCGCGGTGAACAGGCCGTCCCCGGCGACCGGCCGGAGGTTGGCCACACCGAGCCCCACGTGTTTGGCGAACCGCGACTCGTCCGCGAGGTCGGCCGCCTGCCGGGCACCCCACACGAACACGAACTCCTTGCCGAACGCCTTCCGCCGGAAGACCGGTCCCAGCCGGCGGGCGTAGCGCATCGACTCCTGCACAGGGGTGTTCCGGTTCACGCCGACCACGTCACCGAGGAGCGGGACCCTGCGCGGCGGATGCGGAATGCGGTCCAGCTCCGGCCATCCCAGCTCGGCGCTGCGGAACCCCTTGGGCTCCCCGGTCCGTACAGGCGCCTGGGCCATGACGCGATCTCCCTTGATACGGCGGCGGGTTCGCACGTGTTGTACGTGGGTTCAATAGCGTGCTTCAGTCTGATCCCGTTGTTGAACCGACGTCAAGTAAAGTGCGGGCATGGCCGCGAACCAGGGCGGGCGCACACGCCGCCGGCTCAGTACCGAGGAGCGCCGGGAGCAGCTCCTGTCGGTCGGGGCGCGGCTGTTCTCGGACAGTCCCTACGACGACGTGTGGATCGAGCAGGTCGCCGAGATCGCCGGGGTGTCGCGCGGGCTGCTGTACCACTACTTCCCGACCAAGCGGGACTTCTTCGCGGCGGTCGTGGAACGCGAGAGCGAGCGCATGCTGCGCATGACGGCGGCGGTGCCGGGCGTGCCGGTGCGTGAGCAACTCGCGGCAGGTCTTGAGACGTTCCTGGAGTACGTCCAGGCGCACGCGCACGGCTATCGGGCCTTCCACCGCGCCGACGCGGCCGGGGACCAGGCGGTGCGGCGGGTCTACCGGCGGGCCCTGGCCGCGCAGGAGCGGCAGATCCTCGCCGCGCTGGCCGCGGACCCCGAGTTCGGCACGGCCTTCGAGGAGCGGCCGGAGATCCGGCTGGCCGTGCGCGGCTGGCTGGCGTTCACCACGGCCGTCTGTCTGGAGTGGCTGCGCGGCACGGAGTTGAGCCGGGAGCAGGTGCGTGAGCTGTGCGCGCGGGCCCTGCTGGGCGTCCTCACCGTCTGAAAGGTCTCGCAAAGACCGTGCGACGTGGTTGGCGTGCACCCCGATCTTCGGTAGGTTAGGTGAGGCTTACCTAAGGAGGTCTGGGATGGGTGACGACAGCCACAGCTGGACAGCGGCTCCCGCCGCCGCGGAGCGGGCGCGCTCGGTGCTCGCCGCCGCGTGGTCCTGCTCCGTGACCGCGGAGGGCACGCGGGAGGATCTGGTCGGCGCGCACACCGCGGGTGAGGACGGCCGCGTGTACGTGGACGTGCCCGAGGACAGCGCCCTGCTCGCGGCCGCGATCTGCGCACCCCGCGGCGAACCGTCCGCCGTGCTGGAGTTCGCCGACGTCGCGCCCGTCCCGGTCCGCAACCGGATCCGCGCCCGGCTGTGGCTCGCGGGCTGGTTCGCCGTCGAGGGCGAGCGGCTCGCCTTCACGCCCACGCGTGTCGTGCTGCGGCAGCCGTCCGGCTCCGTGGTCGTGGACCTCGACGAGTTCGCCGCCGCCGTGCCCGACCCGCTCACCACGGCCGAGGCCCGGCTGCTGACCCATCTCGCCGACTGCCACGCCGACGCCGTCGAGCGGCTCACCCGGCTCGTCGACTCCGACAGCCTGCACGGCGCGGTCCGCGTCCAGCCCCTCGCCGTCGACCGGCACGGGCTGACACTCCGCATCGAACGCGCCCGCGCACACGGCGACGTACGCCTCGCGTTCCACGCGCCCGCCGACGACGTCGCACAGCTCACCGAGCGCATGCACATCATGCTCAGCCAGGCCACCGGGGCGTCGTGCCCACGGGCCCTACAGCGGCAGCGCACAGACGGCGACGGGTGAGGGGAACGCTTCGCCGGCGCGCCGCAGTTCGCCGTTCGCCCCGTCCACGTGGAAGACGGTGACGGTGGAGGACTTCTGATCCGCCGCGAACAGCAGCGTGCCCTCCGGCGAGAAGGCGATCTGCCGCGGAAAGTCCCCGCCCACCGGCACCGTGCCGAGCAGCCTGAGCCGGGCGCCGTCCGCCTCGACGGCGTAGCGGGTGAGGCTGTTGTGGCCCCGGTTGGCGAGAAAGGCGTACCGGCCGTTCGCGGTCACCAGGATCTGCGCCGGGTAGTTCGTGCCCGGACCCGTGCCCGTGGCCTGAGCCTCGCCGACCTCCACCCGGCCGGAGGCCGCGTCGTACGAGCAGACCGCCACCGTGTTGTCGACCTCGTTGGCGAGGTACGCGTACCGGCCGCCGGGGTGGAACGTGAGGTGGCGCGGACCCGCCCCCGGCCGGGTGTGCGCCTGCGCGACTTCGGCGAGCGTGCCGGCCCTGTCGTCCAGCCGGTACGTGTAGACGGTGTCGGTCCCCAGATCGACGGCGAGGACATGGCCCCCGTCCGGACTCGTGACGAACTGGTGGGCGTGCGGGCCCTCCTGGCCGGGGCCGGGCGGCGGACCGGTGTGCCGGACGAGGTCGGTGCGCTCGCCCAGGGCGCCCGAGGCGTCGATGGGATGCACGGCCACACTGCCCGACCCGTAGTTCGCGCTGAGCAGCCAGCGCCCGCCCGGATGCACCGACAGATGGCAAGGGGCCGCCCCGCCCGTCCCCCGGCTGCCCAGGACCTTCCGGTCGGCGAGCCGGACGGCGGTCACGGCACCGTCGTCGCGCTCGTCCACGGCGTACAGCGTGCGGCGGTCCGGGTGGAGCGCGAGATACGACGGGTCGCCGACGCCGGTGACGGTGCCGCTGCCGGTGATCCGGCCCGTCGCCGCGTCGTACGTGGCCAGGCCGATGCCCTTGCCGCCGCCCTCGGCGGACGTGTAGGTGCCGAGGTACAGCGGGCGGGGTCCGGAGGGGCGGCGGGCCTCCCGCGACGCGCTGGTGCCCGCCTCGGGCTCGGGGGCCGGAGTCGTCGCCGGCTCGGGAGCGTTGTCACAGGCCGGCAGCGCCGCCGCGGCGGCCCCGCCCGCCAGTGCGCCGACGAACCGGCGCCTGCTCCAGCCACCACTGTCCATGTCGCCCCTCAGGTCGTCACTCGTCCCCGTCGTGACAGCCACCTTGACGTTTCGGCGCCGCCGAGTGCAACAACGGCAGGCCCCGGCCGCCTACCAGTCCCCGTCCGCGACCGGTTTGCCCGGGGCGTCCTCGATCTGATGGGTCTGCCCCGGCGTGGGCGGCTGCCAGGGCTCGTGGTCGTCGCCCAGCCAGTCGCCGACCGGCTTCACGGACTGGAGCGTGCCGGTGGGAGGCACGTCCTGCGCGTCCTCGTCGTAGTAGTCGAACCAGGGCAGGCCCGCCCGGGTGTACGCGGCCCGGTCGACCGGTGACGGCGGTGCGGCCTCGCCGGTGATGCGGCGCCACTCCGGGGGTGTCACCAGGTGGACGAAGACCCGGCCCGCGGGCCGCTCCGACCAGTCCGGGAGCGGCCGGTCGTCCTGGTAGACCTCCTGCCGCATGGAACCGCCGACGCCCAGACCCATCGCCGCGGCCGCACGGGGCGGGCCCGCCGGAGCGGCTCCCCCGGCCGGCGCCGGAACCGACCCGGGCGCGGGCGGGGCCGCCATGGGCATCGGGGCGCCGAAGCCGGCCGAGACGGGCGGGGCCGCCATGGGCATCGCGGCGCCGTACCCGCTCGGCGGCGGCATCGACCGCTGCCGCTCCGCACGCTCCCGCTCCTCCTCACGCCACCGCGCCAGCTCCCGGTCGTTCAGCGCGAAGGACTGCAACTGGACCCCGCCCCACACCTCCTCGCCCGTGACCTGCCCCTCCACGGTGGCGCCCAGGCCGAGCGGGACGGCCACGAACTGCCGGACCGTGCCCGTGCCGGAGTTGATGCCGTCCAGCCAGGGCTGACGGGGGAGCACCACGTAGTTCTGCGGGCCGCGGGCCAGACGGTCGCTCCAGGGCCGGCCCGAGACCGCGCACACCTTGCCGACCCCGACCTGGAGCGCGGCCGGCTCCGAGGTGCCCGCGAAGCTCAGCCACATCGCCTCGCGCAGGTACACCGGGAGCATCACACCGCCGCGCGCTCGCCACGCCTCGGGAACCCTGCCCTCGTAGTCCGCGACCCGCCGCACCGGGAACTCGCCGAGTCCCGGCGGCAGCGGATGGGTGCCGGTCTCCGGCAGGCGCAGCGTGCGGATGAACCGCACGGCGACCCCGCCCGGCAGCCGCAGTGTGTTCCCGTCGATCCGCACGCTCGTGTCGGCCATCGGCCCGCTCCTCACATCAGGTGCCGGCCCCTGCCGGCGTTCCCCTCAGCGAGAACGCGCGCCGAACCCCGCGCGGTTCCGCCACATCTGTTCCGTGACGCCCAGCCGCTCCCGCAGCCGTGTCAGACGGGGCATCCGGGCGCGCTGCTCGCGCGACACACGGTCCAGTTCCTCGAACAGACGCCGGGTGCGGTGCTCGGTGTCGAGTTCGTCGAGGATGCGGTTGACCTCCGCCAGGACGGCTCCGGGAAGCTGCCAGTGCCCGGGCACCCGTTCCGCCTCCTCGCGCAGCAGCAGGGCCAGCTTGTCGCGGGTGCCCGCCGCGGTGCGCAGTTCCGCGGCGAGACGCTCCTCCGCCGATTCGGCGCTCGTGCTGAGGTGGGTGGTCACCAGCACCGCGAAGCTCACCACGGCGTCGGCGATCTCGGACAGCAGCTGCTCCAGGGCGGCGCCCGTCTCGGCCTCGAACAGTGGCTCGGGTTCGCGCTCCTTCGCAAGGTCGGTGAGGGAGCGGGCGAGGACCCGCAGGACGACCGTGCAGATCTCCAGCGTGTCCAGGCCGGTGCGCAGCACGACCCGGTGCAGCACGCTGTCCTGCACGCGCGGGTTGAGCCGCAGACTGTCCTCGGCCTGCCGGAGGGCCGCGTCCACCTCGACGATGTCGTGGTCCAGGCGGCGCGCCTCGTGCAGCTGCTTCTCCGCGCGGTGCACGGGCGTGCCGCCGGCGGCCTCCTCGCCCATGCGCAGCATCAGCTGCCGCAGCCGCCGGGCCAGGTCCCCGATCGACTCGCCCGCCTCCTCCACCCATACCGGCGGCGCCAGCAGCAGGTTGCAGGCGAGACCGACGACCGCGCCGATCAGCGTCTCCACCACCCGGGCCCAGGCGGTGTCCCCGACGGTGGTGACGCCGAGGACGAGCATCGCGCTGATCGCGACCTCGGGTACGTACTCCTCCACCCGGACCAGCCGCCCCACGGCCAGCGAGGCCACCAGGAGCAGCGCCAGGCTCCACCAGGTCAGGCCCACCAGCAGGCTGAACGCGATGGCGAGGAGAACCCCGGTCACCACGGCGTTCACCCGCCGGAAGCCGTTGGTGAGCGTGGCGTACAGCGTCACCTGGACGACCAGCAGGGCCGTCAGGGGAGCGGTGAGGGGCGCCGCCTCGGGGCTCAGGCGCAGCGCGATGACGTAGGCGATCGTCGCCGCGGTCGCGGACCGCAGTGTCTGGACGACCACGGGATCACGACGCTTCCTGACGATCCGCCCGGCCTGCGCCGTCCACTCACGTACCTCTCGCATCCTCGGGCTGTTCCCCTTCCCCGGCGCATCGAACGCATCTGTCGAACACGTCCGTGAAGGACGCTCACGAAGGACGTTAGTGCCGGGGCAAACCTCGGGCGACCGAGGGGCTCAGGCGTACACCTTGTCGAGGAAGGCGGCCAGATGGCCCGTGGTCCGCTCGATCTGCTCCTCCACGGTGAGGCTCTCCTCGAACCGGGTTCCGGTCTCCAGCGCCTTCTTCCCGCGTACGTACAGGGAACAGCCGAGGTCGGTGCACATGTACGCCCCGACGGAGTTGCCCTCACGCCCGGCCGCCCCCGCCTTGCGGGCGGTCATCAGCGAGACCCCGCCCCGCGGGTGGGTCGTCAGGCACAGCGAACACATGCTGCGGTGCAGGAACCCGCGCTGCGCGGCCTGGAACCGCATCGCGACGCCGACGAGCCGCCCCGCGCGCTCGGTCACCAGATAGCTCCGGTCGGGCGCCCCCGGATCACGCCACCCGAGGAAGTCGAGATCGTCCCAGGGCCGTGCGTCGAGGTCCCGGGGCACGGCCAGGCGCTTGGCCTCGCCCTTCGAGCAGTTGATGAAGGAGGCGCGGATGTCCTGCTCGGTGAGCGGCTGCACGGGAGGCTCCTCGGGAGTGGTCGTCGCAAAACCTAGGGGTCCTAGGTTTCGTGGGCCAGGTCAGGGTAGACAGCGTCGGCCGCCGAGGGCGACCGGATTTCCGTCAGGCCTCGTCGTCCGGGACGCCCGGCGGCCACACGCCGGGCGTCAGCACCCCCAGGGCGTACGCCCGGGCCACCAGTTCCGTGCGGTTGGAGGCGCCCCAGCGGGACGACAGGCGGCGCAGATGGTAGGTCACCCCGTCCGTGGTGAGGGCCGTCTCCCGGGCTGCCCGGGCCGTGGTGGCGCCGGCGGCCAGAAGCGCCAGGATGCGGGCCTCCATCGGGGTGACCGGCATCCCTTCGGCGGGTGCGGCGGGGGAGGGGGCGCGTTCGGCGTCCACCCGGAGCATCACCAGCAGCGCGGGGGTGTCCTCCACCGTGTCGCTGACCGGATCCGCCGTCAGTTCGCCGTAGCGCTCCACGCCGTCCGGGGCCCGCCAGCGCACCGACACCTGGTAGCGCGAGCGGTGGCGCAGGCGCAGGGCCTCCGCGATGCGCTCCACCTGTGTGGCCTCCCGCGGGCTGAACAGCTCCAGCACGTCACGGCCGCGCAGCCGCCCCGGCGTCGTACCGCACTCCGCGGCCATCGCCGGATTGGCCAGCAGCACCGCCCCGTACACGTCGCACACCGCGACCGGCATCGCGATCCGGTCGAACAGCAGCAGGGCGCGGTTGCGCCACGTCACGGCCTCCTGCCGGGCCAGATCCACGAGCCTCTCCTGCCACGCCGGGCCGCCCCCGCGCAAGAGCGGCACGTCTGCTCGCACTACACAATCATGCAGTGCCACGGCGCCGACCCCCGGGCCCGGTGGATCACGCTGGAGCGCAGTACTTCCGTACCGCGAAAGGCCGTTGCCGCGTCATGCCCCCCACCGGACAGAATCCCCCGACCGCCGACACCCTCCCCGGCGTCCCCGTCGCCGACATCTCCGCCACCGGACCCGGCGGTGCGCCCGTCCAGCAGGCCATGGACCTGATGCGCGAGCACGGGCCCGTGTTCGTGCGGAGGCTGTACGGGCGGGACACCCTGTTCGTGGGCGACCTGGATCTCGTGACCGACCTCGCGGACGAGCAGCGGTTCGCCAAGCACATCGGGCCCGGTCTGGAGAACGTCCGCGAGTTCGCCGCCGACGGCCTGTTCACCGCCTACAACGACGAGCCCAACTGGGCCAAGGCGCACGACATCCTGATGCCCGCCTTCGCACTGGGCTCGATGCGCACCTACCACCCCGTGATGCTGAAGGTGGCCCGCCGGCTCATCGCGTCCTGGGACCGCGACGCCCGCGCCGGACGGCCGGTGAACGTGCCCGACGACATGACCCGCATGACGCTCGACACCATCGGACTCGCCGGGTTCGGCTACGACTTCGGCTCCTTCGAGCGGGCCGAGCCGCATCCCTTCGTCGAGTCGATGGTCCGCTGCCTGGAGTGGAGCATGACCCGCCTGGCACGCGTCCCCGGCCAGGACTACTCGGTGCAGGACGCGGCCTTCCGCGACGACTCCGCCTACCTCGCCCGGGTCGTCGACGACGTCATCGCCGCGCGCACCGGCACCGACCAGAGCGACGCCGACGACCTCCTCGGCCTGATGCTCACCGCCGAGCACCCGGCCGACGGCACCACACTCGACACGGCCAACATCCGCAACCAGGTCATCACCTTCCTGATCGCCGGCCACGAGACCACCTCCGGCGCTATGTCCTTCGCGCTGTACTACCTCGCCAAGCACCCCACCGCCCTGGAGCTGGTGCAGCGCGAGGCCGACGAGCTGTGGGGAGACCAGGCCGACCCCGAGCCCACGTACGACGAGGTCGGCAGGCTCACCTACACCCGCCAGGTGCTCAACGAGGCCCTGCGGCTGTGGCCCACGGCCGCCGTCTTCTCCCGGCAGGCCCGCGAGGACACCCTGCTCGGCGGGCGCATCCCGCTGCGGGCCGGGCAGTCCGCCCTGGTCCTCGCGCCGATGCTGCACCGGCAGCCCGTGTGGGGCGACAACCCCGAGCTGTTCGACCCCTCCCGCTTCACGCCCGAGGCGGAGGCCGAGCGGCCGGTGCACGCCTTCAAGCCGTTCGGCACCGGCGAGCGCGCCTGCATCGGACGGCAGTTCGCGCTGCACGAGGCGACCATGCTGCTGGCCATGCTCGTCCACCGCTACCGGCTGCGCGACCACGCCGACTACCGGCTCACGGTCAAGGAGACCCTCACCCTCAAGCCCGAGGGCTTCACCCTCGCACTCGCGCCGCGCACCTGCGCCGACCGCGTCCACACGCCGCTGCCCGGAGCCGCCCCCGCCCAGGACACCGGCTCGGCCGAGCCGCAGGGCCTGCCCACCCGCGTCCGCCCCGGCACCGCCGCCCTCTTCCTGCACGGCAGCAACTACGGCACCTGCCGCGACTTCGCGGCACAACTCGCCGACGAGGCCGCCGCCGTCGGGTGCGCCACCGAGGTGGCAGCCCTCGACGCCTACGCGGGCAACCTGCCCACCGACCGGCCCGTCGTCATCACCGCCGCCTCCTACAACGGCCGCCCCACCGACGACGCCACCGCCTTCGCCGCCCGGCTGGACGAGAGCCACGACCTGTCCGGCGTGACGTACGCCGTTCTCGGCGTCGGCGACCGCAACTGGGCCGCCACCTACCAGCACGTCCCCACCCGCATCGACGAGCGGCTCGCCGCATCCGGCGCCGGGCGGCTGCTGGAACGCGCCGCCGCCGACGCCTCCGGCGACCTCACCGGCACCGTCCGCACCTTCACGGCCGCCCTGCGCACCGCCCTGCTGGAGCGCTACGGCGACCCGGACGCCACAACGCCGGACGCCGAGCCCACGACCGCCTACGAGGTCCGCACCCTGACCGGCGGCCCGCTGGACGCCCTCGCCGAACGGCACGGTCTCGTCCCCATGCGCGTCACCGAGGCCCGCGACCTCACCGCGCCCGGCTACCCGCGCCGCAAGCGGTTCGTCCGTGTGGCGCTGCCCGACGGCGTCACCTACCGCACGGCCGACCACCTCACCGTGCTGCCCGCGGGCGACCCCGACCTCGTCACCCGCGCCGCCACCGCGCTCGGCGCCGACCTCGACACCGTCCTCGACATCCGCGCCACCCGCCCGCGCCGCGACGGCATCGTCGTGGACCGGCCCGTGACGGTACGGCAGCTCCTCACCCACCACGTGGAGCTGCAGGAGCGGCCCAGCGCCGGGCAGCTGGCAGCGCTCGCCGCCGCCAACCCGTGCCCGCCGGAGCGCGCGGCCCTGGCCGCCCTCACCGACGACCCGCGCACCCTCGTGGAGATCCTGGAGGACCACCCGGCGCTGCGCGGCGCCCTGGACTGGCCGCAGCTTCTCGACCTCCTCACCCCGATGCGCCCGCGCCACTACTCCATCTCCTCCTCTCCGGCCGTCGACCCCGGCCACGTGGACCTGATGGTCTCGCTGCTGGAGGCACCCGCCCGCTCCGGCAGGGGCCTCTACCGCGGCACCGGCTCCGGACACCTGGCCTCCGTGGAACCCGGTGACACGCTGTACGCGCGCGTGCAGCCGTGCCGGGAGGCCTTCCGCATCGACGTCACCGACGACCCGGCACCGGTCGTCATGGTCGCGGCGGGCACCGGCCTCGCCCCGTTCCGCGGCGTCATCGCCGACCGCACGGCGGCCGTCGCGGCGGGCGCCGAACTCGCCCCGGCCGTGTGCTACTTCGGCTGCGACGCCCCCGACGCCGACTTCCTGCACGCCGCGGAACTGCGCGCCGCCGAAACCGCCGGAGCCGTCTTGCTGCGCCCCGCCTTCAGCGAGACCCCCGAGGGCGAGGTGCGGTTCGTGCAGCACCGGATCGCCGCCGAGGCCGAGGAGGTCTGGGCCCTGCTGGACGCCGGAGCGCGGGTGTACGTCTGCGGAGACGGTTCGCGGATGGCGCCCGGGGTGCGGGAGGCGTTCCGTACGCTGTTCCGGAAGCACACACCGGGCGCCGACGAGAGGGCTGCCGAGCAGTGGCTCGACGGGCTGATCGCGGACGGGCGTTACACCGAGGACGTGTACGCCGCCGGCTGACCGCGGACGCAGTTGAGGGGTGGGGCACACGGTGGTGGACTCCTGGGAACGGGCCCGGCACGTCCTTCAGGAGGCGGGTCTGGACCCGGGCCGCCTCGCCCGCCTCGCCCCGATGACCGGCGGCACGTACAACACCGTCGAGGAACTGCGCCTCACCGACGGCAGCCGCTACGTGCTGAAGACCCCGCCCCCCGCGGTCGTCCCCGGCCTGCGGCACGAGCGCGAGCTGCTGGTCTCGGAGGCCGAGTTCTACCACTCGGCCGCCCGCGTCGAGGTCACCGCACCGCAGCTGGTGTCCATGGGCGACGGCTTCCTGCTGATGACGGCCTGCCCGGGCGACCCGTGGGACGGCACGCTCACCGACGCGGAACACGCATCCCTGCGGACGGAACTGGGCCGCCAGGTGGCCCGGCTGCACCGCGTGACGGGCCCCGGCTTCGGCTACCCCTCCGGCGCCCTCGGCCCGCTCGCCCCCGACTGGCGGACGGCGTTCACGGGGATGATCGACGCCGTCCTCGACGACGCCCGGCGCTACGGCGCCCGGCTGCCCCGCCCCGTCGACGAGGTGGCCGGGACCGCCGCGTCCGCGTACGGCGCCCTCGACGAGGTCACCGTCCCGTGCCTGGTCCACTTCGACCTGTGGCGGGGCAACATCCTCGTCGACCGCGCGGACGGAAAGGCCCGCATCGGGGGCCTCATCGACGGGGAGCGCATGTTCTGGGGCGACCCCCTGGCCGACTTCGTCTCCCTGGCGCTGCTGGGCGACATCAGGAGCGACGAGGAGTTCCTGGCCGGGTACCGGGAGGCCGGGGGCCGGGCCCGCTTCGACACCCCGGCCCGTCTGCGCCTCGCCCTGTACTGCGCCTACCTGTACCTGATCATGCTGACCGAGACGATTCCCCGCCGGGTCGCCGGGGAGCAGGAGCGCTGGGTGCAGGAGCGGGTCGCCCCGGAACTCCTCGCAGCCCTGGACGAGATCGCGGAGACCGCCGGGCCCACCGGTTAGCTCACATCGTGAAATAAGGGGTGGGGAAAGGTCGCGCCACGCCCGGACCCGACGGTATGTTGCAGGTCGGACAGGGGATGCGAAGGGAGCCTCATGGCGGCGGGGAACGGGCGCACGGTACGCGATCTCAGGCGGGCCAACCGCACGGCCGTGCTGCAACGGCTCTACTTCGACGGCCCGCTCAGCCGCTTCGAACTCGGCCCGGTGACCGGCCTGAGCTCCGGCTCCGTCAGCAACGTCGTCGCCGACCTGGTCGCCGACGGACTGGTCGAGGAGGCCGGAAGCGTCGACTCCGACGGCGGCCGCCCCCGCACCCTGCTGCGTGTCGCGCCCGGCAGCGGCCACATGATCGGCGTCGACGTCGGCGAGACCCGGGTCCGCGTCGAGCTGTTCGACCTCACCCTCACCGAACTCGCCCGCGCGGAGCACCCGCTCACGCCGCAGCGGTACGAGGTCGAGGTCATCGTCGGCCACATCCGCCAGGGCATCGCCGAGGTGCTGGACGCCGCGCGTCTCGCGCCCGAGCGGCTCCTCGGCGTCGGCATCGGCGTCCCCGGCATCGTCGAGCGCTCCCCCGACCGCGGCGCGCTCGTGCACGGGCAGACCATCGGCTGGGACGCCGTCCCGCTGGAGGTCCTGCTCCGCACCGGGTCCCCGCTGCCGGACACCGTCCCGTACTTCATCGACAACGGCGCCAAGACCCTGGGCCAGGCCGAGATGTGGTTCGGCGCCGGACGCGGCGCCCGCAACGCCGTCGTCGTCCTGTTCGGCTCCGGCGTCGGCGCGAGCCTCGTCACCCCGGACGTGGAACAGGGCCGCGCCGTCGAATGGGGGCACCTGACCGTACGGGTCCGGGGCCGCCGCTGCCGGTGCGGGGCGCTCGGCTGCCTGGAGGCCTACGCGGGCGCCGAGTCGCTGCTCGCCCGCTGGCGGGAGGAAGGCGGCCGGGCCCCGGAGGGCACCGATGAGGAAACCGCCCTCACCACGATGCTCGCCGCGGCCCACCCGCCCGAGGGCGTCGCGGCCGACCCCGTCGCGCTGGCCGTCCTGGAGGAGACCGCCGAGTACCTGGGCGCGGGCCTGTCCGACCTGATCAACCTCTTCCAGCCCGAGCGCATCCTCATCGGCGGCTGGGCCGGCCTGGCGCTCGGCGCACGCTTCCTGCCCGCCGTGCGCCGCCACGCCATGTCGTACGCGCTGCGCCACCCGGCCGGGAAGGTGACCGTCGACCTGGGGCGGCTGGGGCCCGACGCGGTCACGGTCGGTGCCGCGATCCTGCCGCTCGCCGACTTCTTCGCACGCGGCGGGCGGCGCCCCGACCCGGCTCCGGAGTATCCGCTCCCCGCCTGGCGGACGGCGCTTCAGGAGCGGACCCCGCGCTGAGGTTTCGCCGATCACCGCGGAGGTACTCGCGTGGCGCCCGGACCACAGAAGGGAGCACGCCGTGACCGACCACCGCCTCGAAGGACCCGGCGAGAACGGTGACCCCATCCCGCGGGACATGCCGGACCAGCAGGCAGACGACGGCGAGGACCCGTGGGAGGTCGCCCCGCGCTTCACGGGCACCGGGGAGGACGACGAGCAGCAGAGCGACGACGAGACCGACGAGCCCGCCGGTGACGTCCCCGACACGGACGAAGCGGGGACGGGCCGGCAAGGAGCACCGCGCTCGGGAACGGTTCAGACCGAGCACCCGGTGCCGGACGAGCCCTCCGCCTGAGGAGGGCATCCCACCGAGGGCCGCAGCCGGCTGTGGGGGTCGGCTGCGGCCCTCGGGCATGTCCCGGCCCGCTCGCGAGCTCGTCGGATCAGCCCACCTTGCGTCCCCGCAGCGGCTCCGTCGGCGCCCCCGCGCCCTGCTGGAGGCCCAGCAGGAACTCCTCC
It encodes the following:
- a CDS encoding phosphotransferase family protein translates to MVDSWERARHVLQEAGLDPGRLARLAPMTGGTYNTVEELRLTDGSRYVLKTPPPAVVPGLRHERELLVSEAEFYHSAARVEVTAPQLVSMGDGFLLMTACPGDPWDGTLTDAEHASLRTELGRQVARLHRVTGPGFGYPSGALGPLAPDWRTAFTGMIDAVLDDARRYGARLPRPVDEVAGTAASAYGALDEVTVPCLVHFDLWRGNILVDRADGKARIGGLIDGERMFWGDPLADFVSLALLGDIRSDEEFLAGYREAGGRARFDTPARLRLALYCAYLYLIMLTETIPRRVAGEQERWVQERVAPELLAALDEIAETAGPTG
- a CDS encoding cytochrome P450, whose translation is MPPTGQNPPTADTLPGVPVADISATGPGGAPVQQAMDLMREHGPVFVRRLYGRDTLFVGDLDLVTDLADEQRFAKHIGPGLENVREFAADGLFTAYNDEPNWAKAHDILMPAFALGSMRTYHPVMLKVARRLIASWDRDARAGRPVNVPDDMTRMTLDTIGLAGFGYDFGSFERAEPHPFVESMVRCLEWSMTRLARVPGQDYSVQDAAFRDDSAYLARVVDDVIAARTGTDQSDADDLLGLMLTAEHPADGTTLDTANIRNQVITFLIAGHETTSGAMSFALYYLAKHPTALELVQREADELWGDQADPEPTYDEVGRLTYTRQVLNEALRLWPTAAVFSRQAREDTLLGGRIPLRAGQSALVLAPMLHRQPVWGDNPELFDPSRFTPEAEAERPVHAFKPFGTGERACIGRQFALHEATMLLAMLVHRYRLRDHADYRLTVKETLTLKPEGFTLALAPRTCADRVHTPLPGAAPAQDTGSAEPQGLPTRVRPGTAALFLHGSNYGTCRDFAAQLADEAAAVGCATEVAALDAYAGNLPTDRPVVITAASYNGRPTDDATAFAARLDESHDLSGVTYAVLGVGDRNWAATYQHVPTRIDERLAASGAGRLLERAAADASGDLTGTVRTFTAALRTALLERYGDPDATTPDAEPTTAYEVRTLTGGPLDALAERHGLVPMRVTEARDLTAPGYPRRKRFVRVALPDGVTYRTADHLTVLPAGDPDLVTRAATALGADLDTVLDIRATRPRRDGIVVDRPVTVRQLLTHHVELQERPSAGQLAALAAANPCPPERAALAALTDDPRTLVEILEDHPALRGALDWPQLLDLLTPMRPRHYSISSSPAVDPGHVDLMVSLLEAPARSGRGLYRGTGSGHLASVEPGDTLYARVQPCREAFRIDVTDDPAPVVMVAAGTGLAPFRGVIADRTAAVAAGAELAPAVCYFGCDAPDADFLHAAELRAAETAGAVLLRPAFSETPEGEVRFVQHRIAAEAEEVWALLDAGARVYVCGDGSRMAPGVREAFRTLFRKHTPGADERAAEQWLDGLIADGRYTEDVYAAG
- a CDS encoding ROK family transcriptional regulator, with translation MAAGNGRTVRDLRRANRTAVLQRLYFDGPLSRFELGPVTGLSSGSVSNVVADLVADGLVEEAGSVDSDGGRPRTLLRVAPGSGHMIGVDVGETRVRVELFDLTLTELARAEHPLTPQRYEVEVIVGHIRQGIAEVLDAARLAPERLLGVGIGVPGIVERSPDRGALVHGQTIGWDAVPLEVLLRTGSPLPDTVPYFIDNGAKTLGQAEMWFGAGRGARNAVVVLFGSGVGASLVTPDVEQGRAVEWGHLTVRVRGRRCRCGALGCLEAYAGAESLLARWREEGGRAPEGTDEETALTTMLAAAHPPEGVAADPVALAVLEETAEYLGAGLSDLINLFQPERILIGGWAGLALGARFLPAVRRHAMSYALRHPAGKVTVDLGRLGPDAVTVGAAILPLADFFARGGRRPDPAPEYPLPAWRTALQERTPR